From a region of the Torulaspora globosa chromosome 7, complete sequence genome:
- a CDS encoding SRPBCC domain-containing protein: protein MTVIQDSIVIDREAEIVRKVFLDFAAYPTWKSSCIQKITVTTPSKTSNDSIVPGDTLQVRIVLPNSKKENVFDPEVVENSEERFSWKGKLVLDSIFSGKHTFEFCPIENGSKTKFVQTEEFNGLLAWPILKFIGKDTVKGFSEFNQRFKEHVEKCEF, encoded by the coding sequence ATGACAGTTATCCAAGATTCAATTGTCATCGACAGGGAAGCGGAAATTGTTCGGAAAGTATTTTTAGACTTTGCAGCTTATCCGACTTGGAAATCATCGTGCATTCAAAAAATTACGGTAACAACCCCAAGCAAGACTTCAAATGACTCAATTGTTCCGGGGGATACTCTACAGGTGAGAATTGTTCTCCCTaactcaaagaaggagaatGTATTCGATCCCGAAGTCGTAGAAAACTCAGAAGAGCGATTTTCATGGAAAGGTAAACTGGTTTTAGATTCTATCTTTTCTGGTAAACACACATTTGAATTCTGTCCTATCGAGAATGGCAGCAAGACCAAGTTTGTTCAAACAGAAGAATTCAATGGACTGCTGGCGTGGCCTATACTCAAGTTTATTGGAAAGGATACAGTGAAGGGCTTTTCCGAGTTTAATCAAAGATTCAAGGAACATGTGGAAAAATGTGAGTTTTGA